The DNA window TTACTCCGGGAGACACAGGCTTTAAAGTTTTCGACACTCGGTTTGGACGCGTTGGAGTTCTAGTGTGTTGGGATCAATGGTTTCCTGAAGCCGCTCGCCTGACAGCCTTGAAAGGCGCTCAAATCCTTGTTTATCCAACGGCCATTGGCGCACATGACAAAGATCGCGCCTTTGCCAAGACCCAACATCAAGCCTGGGAAACCATTCAAAGGTCTCATGCCATTGCCAATGGGGTTTACGTCGCTTCTGTCAATCGGCTGGGGAGAGAAAATGATTTAACTTTTTGGGGAGGATCTTTTGTTTCGGACCCCTTTGGAAAAATGCTTGCAAAAGGGAGTTCTAGCAAAGAAGAAATTCTGATCGTCCCTTGCGACTTAAAGAAAATTGAAGAAACGCGCCACGGTTGGCCGTTTCTGCGGGATAGAAGGATAGATGCGTATCACCATTTAACTGAACGATATATCGACTCTTTTGATAATAAATCAAAATTTAAAAATCAAAATGGCCTGGTTGCAACAGGATAGGGAAAATTTTTAATTTTGATTTGTCATTTTGATTTTTGCATTTTGATTTTTGATATCCGAGCACATTGAAAATCCTATGCAAAATAACAGAACAACCTTATCCGATAAAGCCAAGTAGACTATTTTTTTGTTTACTTGGCTTAAATATATAATATAATAAAGCCAAGTAGACTGATAATTTACTTACTTGGCTTTATAGGGATCTCTGATTTATGACATTCGCCCTGCAGCGACCTTTAAAAGTCCATCAGAACAAGACCTTTATTGGAAGAAGGGCGGAAATGCACCGATTCCAGGAAATTGAAGCTCGTCAGGAGGCAAGTCTCGTGGTGGTCTATGGCCGCAGAAGGGTCGGTAAGACAGAACTGATTGAGCAATATTTTAGAGAACGCCGTCTGATTAAGTTTGAAGGGTTAGAGGGAGCCTCTCCAGAAGCGCAAATTTCTCATTTTTTATATCAGCTTTCGAAATACACAAAAGACCCCTTGGTCTCTCAACTTAAATTTGGCTCTTGGCTCGAAGTCTTAGATTTTTTGGGCGACTTGGTTTTGAAGGGAAAATGGACGCTTTATTTTGAAGAGATTCAATGGCTGGCGAACTATTCTGATACGTTCATCTCTGCGTTAAAATATGTCTGGGACAATAAACTCAGACACAACAAAGAACTGATACTCATCCTGTGCGGGTCCTCTCCTTCTTTCATTATCAATAAAATTTTTCATTCTCGAGCCCTTTACAACAGAAGCCAATATCCACTTCTACTTAAAGAATTCAACCTCCAGGAAATTCGGGACTTTTTGGGCCCTAGAAGGTCCCCTCACGAAATCATGGATGCCTGTCTGACAACGG is part of the Chlamydiota bacterium genome and encodes:
- a CDS encoding carbon-nitrogen hydrolase, whose product is MKKSNEKGKQIVTLGLIQTQAGNNAKKNLDHALQKIEVAARKGAQMICLQELFCSLYFPQTEDVDFFQLAETIPGPTTQKLSKLARQKKIVIIASLFEKRSAGLYHNTAVVIDADGAILGIYRKMHIPDDPCFYEKFYFTPGDTGFKVFDTRFGRVGVLVCWDQWFPEAARLTALKGAQILVYPTAIGAHDKDRAFAKTQHQAWETIQRSHAIANGVYVASVNRLGRENDLTFWGGSFVSDPFGKMLAKGSSSKEEILIVPCDLKKIEETRHGWPFLRDRRIDAYHHLTERYIDSFDNKSKFKNQNGLVATG